From the Cucurbita pepo subsp. pepo cultivar mu-cu-16 chromosome LG05, ASM280686v2, whole genome shotgun sequence genome, one window contains:
- the LOC111794364 gene encoding probable BOI-related E3 ubiquitin-protein ligase 3 isoform X2: protein MGYGAPLTGFSANAAAAETTLLPPYNYIAIDSFPKAAAASTAAGLKSDSGITYNLPIPRKRARDHSTINRFVSHPSPAHFQKNCGCNHDFLGEDISNQFQQQQFDLDRLISQHMEKVRMEMEEKRKRQARRILEAIELGMMRILRSKEEEIEKIGKLNWELEERVNSLCMETQIWRDVAQTNEATANALRSNLEQVLSQVKNNDHQGAGFEDPTTTAAVAADDAESCCGSNYDDDDDDRKQANHGRWRNLNEEVEESEERNRRGRKARKGNEDRWCKNCWKEESCVLLLPCRHLCLCTVCGSSLHTCPICNSTNNASVRVIMP from the exons ATGGGATACGGTGCTCCATTAACAGGTTTCAGTGCTAATGCTGCAGCGGCGGAGACGACTCTGCTTCCGCCGTACAATTATATAGCGATTGATTCGTTTCCTAAGGCTGCGGCGGCGTCGACGGCTGCTGGTTTGAAGTCTGATAGCGGTATTACCTATAACCTTCCGATTCCGAGGAAGCGCGCTAGAGATCATTCCACCATTAATCGATTTGTTTCGCATCCTTCGCCTGCTCATTTTCAGAAGAATTGTGGATGCAATCACGATTTTCTTGGCGAAGATATCTCCAACCAATTTCAACAGCAGCAATTCGATCTCGATCGGTTGATATCGCAACAT ATGGAGAAGGTGAGGATGGAAATGGAGGAAAAACGGAAGAGGCAAGCGAGGAGGATTTTGGAGGCGATAGAGTTAGGAATGATGAGGATATTGAGGAGCAAAGAGGAGGAAATCGAGAAGATCGGGAAATTAAATTGGGAACTAGAAGAGCGAGTGAATTCTCTTTGCATGGAGACTCAAATATGGCGCGATGTGGCTCAGACGAACGAAGCCACCGCGAATGCCCTCCGTAGCAACCTGGAACAAGTCCTTTCACAGGTAAAAAACAACGATCACCAAGGCGCAGGATTCGAAGATCCTACCACAACTGCTGCCGTCGCCGCCGACGACGCAGAGTCCTGCTGCGGAAGCAActacgacgacgacgacgacgacagAAAACAAGCCAATCACGGGCGGTGGCGAAACTTGAatgaagaagttgaagaatCAGAAGAGAGGAACAGAAGAGGTAGGAAGGCGAGAAAAGGAAACGAGGACAGATGGTGCAAAAACTGTTGGAAAGAAGAATCGTGCGTGTTGCTATTACCATGCAGGCATCTGTGTTTGTGTACTGTTTGTGGGTCATCTCTTCACACTTGTCCCATCTGCAACTCTACGAATAATGCCAGTGTTCGTGTAATCATGCCTTAG
- the LOC111794364 gene encoding probable BOI-related E3 ubiquitin-protein ligase 3 isoform X1 has translation MGYGAPLTGFSANAAAAETTLLPPYNYIAIDSFPKAAAASTAAGLKSDSGITYNLPIPRKRARDHSTINRFVSHPSPAHFQKNCGCNHDFLGEDISNQFQQQQFDLDRLISQHQMEKVRMEMEEKRKRQARRILEAIELGMMRILRSKEEEIEKIGKLNWELEERVNSLCMETQIWRDVAQTNEATANALRSNLEQVLSQVKNNDHQGAGFEDPTTTAAVAADDAESCCGSNYDDDDDDRKQANHGRWRNLNEEVEESEERNRRGRKARKGNEDRWCKNCWKEESCVLLLPCRHLCLCTVCGSSLHTCPICNSTNNASVRVIMP, from the exons ATGGGATACGGTGCTCCATTAACAGGTTTCAGTGCTAATGCTGCAGCGGCGGAGACGACTCTGCTTCCGCCGTACAATTATATAGCGATTGATTCGTTTCCTAAGGCTGCGGCGGCGTCGACGGCTGCTGGTTTGAAGTCTGATAGCGGTATTACCTATAACCTTCCGATTCCGAGGAAGCGCGCTAGAGATCATTCCACCATTAATCGATTTGTTTCGCATCCTTCGCCTGCTCATTTTCAGAAGAATTGTGGATGCAATCACGATTTTCTTGGCGAAGATATCTCCAACCAATTTCAACAGCAGCAATTCGATCTCGATCGGTTGATATCGCAACAT CAGATGGAGAAGGTGAGGATGGAAATGGAGGAAAAACGGAAGAGGCAAGCGAGGAGGATTTTGGAGGCGATAGAGTTAGGAATGATGAGGATATTGAGGAGCAAAGAGGAGGAAATCGAGAAGATCGGGAAATTAAATTGGGAACTAGAAGAGCGAGTGAATTCTCTTTGCATGGAGACTCAAATATGGCGCGATGTGGCTCAGACGAACGAAGCCACCGCGAATGCCCTCCGTAGCAACCTGGAACAAGTCCTTTCACAGGTAAAAAACAACGATCACCAAGGCGCAGGATTCGAAGATCCTACCACAACTGCTGCCGTCGCCGCCGACGACGCAGAGTCCTGCTGCGGAAGCAActacgacgacgacgacgacgacagAAAACAAGCCAATCACGGGCGGTGGCGAAACTTGAatgaagaagttgaagaatCAGAAGAGAGGAACAGAAGAGGTAGGAAGGCGAGAAAAGGAAACGAGGACAGATGGTGCAAAAACTGTTGGAAAGAAGAATCGTGCGTGTTGCTATTACCATGCAGGCATCTGTGTTTGTGTACTGTTTGTGGGTCATCTCTTCACACTTGTCCCATCTGCAACTCTACGAATAATGCCAGTGTTCGTGTAATCATGCCTTAG
- the LOC111795244 gene encoding conserved oligomeric Golgi complex subunit 5: MASPAAAPPSPFQSQRSPLSSSQAGAAASPIHRLSTFTSPHPTNTTTATSPLDSFASDPVFSAFLSPSFSSSSFSSAALSSGSPASTAEKLQKAIRLLESQLRSEVLSRHNDLLSQLSSLKHAENALSTIRSGVSSLQSSVRRVRSELSEPRNVVSTKTVQFSNLHETTELLQHTIRALRLSKKLRDLASASADEPEKLDLAKAAQLHCEILSLCNEYDLAGIDVVDEELKWVNEIGDKLRSEAMKVLERGMEGLNQAEVGTGLQVFYNLGELKATIEQLMIKYKGMGVKSISVALDMKSISGTAGSGYGPGGIRGSGTPQIGGGAKAREALWQRLGTCLDQLHSIVIAVWHLQRVLSKKRDPFTHVLLLDDVIQEGDSMLTDRVWEALVKAFATQMKSAFTASSFVKEIFTMGYPKLFSMIENLLERISRDTDVKGVVPAISSGGKDQMVAAIEIFQNAFLGFCLSRLSDLVSSVFPVSSRGSVPSKEQISKIISRIQEEIESVQMDGHLTLLVLRQVGKALLLLAERAECQISTGPEARQVSGPATPAQLKNFTLCQHLQEIHSRVSSMITGLPIIASDVLSPALGSIYGVACDSVTSLFQAMLDSLESCILQIHDQNFGALGMNAAIDNNASPYMEELQNYILHFRSEFLSRLLPSSKNATISGLENICTQLVRSMTSRVLIFFIRHASLVRPLSESGKLRMARDMAELELAVGQNLYPVEQLGAPYRALRAFRPLIFLETSQLEASPLLHDLPASVILHHLYSRGPEELQSPMQRNKLTPQQYSLWLDAQGEDQVWKGIKATLDDYAAKVRARGDKEFTAVYPLMLQVGSSLTENSRATT, translated from the exons ATGGCGTCTCCAGCCGCAGCGCCACCGTCACCCTTCCAGTCTCAGAGATCTCCCCTTTCTTCCTCTCAGGCCGGCGCCGCCGCCTCACCTATTCATCGTCTTTCTACCTTCACTTCCCCTCATCCCACCAACACTACCACTGCCACATCTCCCTTGGATTCCTTTGCTTCCGATCCTGTTTTCTCTGCCTTCCTCTCTCCTTCATTCTCCTCCAGTTCCTTCTCCTCTGCCGCTCTCTCATCCGGTTCCCCGGCCTCCACTGCTGAGAAGCTTCAAAAGGCCATCCGTCTCCTCGAATCGCAGCTCCGGAGTGAGGTTCTCTCTCGTCACAATGACCTGCTCTCTCAACTCTCCTCTCTAAAGCACGCTGAGAATGCCCTCTCCACTATTCGATCCGGTGTTTCCTCCCTCCAATCCTCCGTTCGCCGTGTCCGATCCGAGCTATCTGAACCCAGAAATGTCGTTTCTACCAAGACCGTTCAGTTCTCCAATCTTCACGAAACTACCGAGCTTCTCCAGCATACGATCCGTGCCCTTCGTTTGTCGAAGAAGCTTCGCGACCTTGCTTCTGCCTCTGCTGATGAGCCTGAGAAGCTGGATCTTGCTAAGGCCGCTCAGCTGCACTGCGAGATCTTGAGCCTTTGCAATGAGTATGACCTTGCGGGCATTGACGTTGTCGACGAAGAATTGAAATGGGTTAATGAAATTGGGGATAAATTGAGAAGTGAGGCTATGAAGGttttggagagaggaatggaGGGTCTGAATCAAGCTGAGGTGGGGACTGGCTTGCAGGTATTTTACAATCTTGGTGAATTGAAGGCGACCATTGAGCAATTGATGATCAAGTATAAGGGTATGGGTGTGAAGAGCATAAGTGTGGCATTGGATATGAAGTCGATTTCGGGAACGGCTGGAAGTGGATATGGACCGGGAGGAATTAGGGGAAGTGGGACGCCACAGATTGGTGGAGGTGCCAAGGCAAGGGAGGCGCTCTGGCAGAGATTGGGAACTTGTTTGGATCAGTTGCATTCGATTGTTATAGCTGTTTGGCATTTACAGAGGGTCTTATCGAAGAAACGTGACCCTTTTACTCATGTTTTGCTGCTTGACGATGTTATTCAG GAAGGTGATTCCATGCTAACAGATCGAGTTTGGGAGGCTCTTGTGAAGGCTTTTGCTACCCAAATGAAGTCTGCTTTTACTGCATCAAGCTTTGTGAAAGAAATATTTACTATGGGGTATCCAAAACTGTTCTCAATGATAGAGAATCTTCTTGAAAGAATTTCACGTGATACTGACGTCAAAGGGGTTGTGCCTGCAATAAGTTCAGGTGGAAAAGATCAGATGGTTGCAGCCATTGAAATATTCCAGAACGCATTCCTGGGTTTCTGCTTGAGTCGCTTATCTGATCTTGTTAGCTCTGTATTTCCAGTCTCAAGTCGTGGTAGTGTTCCTTCGAAAGAACAGATCTCAAAAATCATATCACGTATTCAGGAAGAAATTGAATCTGTTCAGATGGATGGACACTTAACTCTACTTGTGCTACGTCAAGTTGGCAAGGCTCTTCTCCTGCTGGCTGAAAGAGCTGAATGTCAG ATATCTACTGGCCCTGAAGCGCGCCAAGTAAGTGGTCCAGCAACTCCAGCCCAACTTAAGAATTTCACATTATGTCAGCATCTGCAAGAAATTCATTCTCGGGTATCATCTATGATCACTGGGCTACCCATCATTGCTTCTGATGTTCTGTCTCCCGCATTAGGTTCAATATATGGGGTTGCCTGTGATTCTGTGACTTCGTTATTCCAAGCTATGCTTGACAGTCTGGAGTCATGTATATTGCAAATTCATGACCAGAACTTCGGTGCACTGGGTATGAATGCTGCAATAGACAATAATGCATCACCTTACATGGAGGAACTGCAGAACTACATTCTTCATTTCCGCAGTGAGTTTTTATCAAGGCTGTTGCCTTCATCAAAAAATGCAACCATCTCTGGATTGGAAAACATTTGCACTCAGCTTGTAAGAAGCATGACTTCCAGAgtgttaattttctttatcagGCATGCTTCTCTGGTCAGACCTCTTTCTGAATCAGGAAAGTTACGAATGGCTAGGGACATGGCTGAACTGGAGTTAGCCGTGGGCCAAAATTTGTACCCCGTAGAACAACTCGGTGCACCATATCGAGCACTTCGAGCATTTCGTCCTCTTATATTCCTGGAAACATCTCAACTGGAGGCATCTCCTCTACTCCACGATCTGCCAGCAAGCGTCATACTTCACCATCTATATTCTCGAGGTCCTGAGGAATTGCAGTCACCAATGCAAAGGAACAAACTTACTCCTCAGCAGTATTCATTGTGGTTGGATGCTCAAGGTGAGGATCAAGTTTGGAAAGGTATCAAAGCAACTCTAGATGACTATGCTGCCAAGGTAAGGGCCAGAGGAGACAAGGAATTCACCGCAGTATACCCTCTCATGCTTCAAGTAGGATCATCATTGACAGAGAATTCTCGGGCTACTACATAA